From Candidatus Polarisedimenticolia bacterium, one genomic window encodes:
- the rplM gene encoding 50S ribosomal protein L13, with translation MATYVPTKETAEHRWLVVDAEGQTLGRLSTFVATRIMGKHRPQWSPAVDTGDFVVVVNAEKVKLTGRKLDRKVYRWHTGYPGGLKQVTAGKLLREKPTRVVELAIHGMLPKSRLGKKLRHKLKVYSGPEHPHQAQRPEPIKIGA, from the coding sequence ATGGCGACGTACGTTCCCACGAAAGAGACTGCCGAGCATCGCTGGCTGGTGGTCGACGCTGAAGGCCAGACCCTGGGAAGGCTCTCCACCTTCGTGGCAACCCGCATCATGGGCAAGCACCGTCCGCAATGGTCTCCCGCGGTGGATACGGGCGACTTCGTCGTGGTGGTGAATGCCGAGAAGGTGAAGCTGACCGGGCGCAAGCTGGACCGCAAAGTATATCGCTGGCACACCGGCTACCCCGGCGGGCTGAAACAGGTGACCGCGGGCAAGCTCCTGCGCGAGAAGCCGACCCGGGTGGTGGAGCTCGCCATCCACGGCATGCTCCCGAAGAGCCGGCTCGGAAAGAAACTGCGCCACAAGCTGAAAGTCTATTCGGGGCCGGAGCACCCGCACCAGGCCCAGCGTCCGGAGCCGATCAAGATCGGCGCTTAG
- the argF gene encoding ornithine carbamoyltransferase produces the protein MKLTRKDLLSLADLSPEEFKEILDLAVTIKAEPDRFARSLERKTLAMIFEKPSLRTRVTFEAGMTQMGGHAIYLAPSDISLGSRESVPDVAHNLERMVDLIMARTFRHDTVVQLARHSRIPVINALSDYSHPCQGLADFLTLKEVLRDLRAVKLCYVGDGNNVCHSLMFAGSKCGASVTVACPEGFEPLPEVVEKARRDASQTGGSVRIVHDPAEGARGANAIYTDVWASMGQEAETEARAKVFRPFQVNEALMGMAAKGACFLHCLPAHRGWEVTDGVADSPASVIFQQAENRLHAQKAVMHLLAGREIRP, from the coding sequence ATGAAGCTGACGCGCAAGGACCTCTTGAGTCTGGCGGACCTCTCGCCCGAAGAATTCAAGGAAATCCTGGACCTGGCGGTGACCATCAAAGCGGAGCCGGATCGCTTCGCCCGCTCGCTCGAGCGCAAGACCCTGGCGATGATCTTCGAGAAGCCGTCGCTGCGCACCCGGGTCACCTTCGAGGCGGGAATGACCCAGATGGGCGGGCACGCCATCTACCTGGCACCTTCTGACATCTCGCTCGGAAGCCGTGAATCGGTTCCCGACGTGGCGCACAATCTCGAGCGCATGGTGGACCTCATCATGGCCCGAACCTTCCGGCACGATACGGTCGTGCAGTTGGCCCGGCACAGTCGGATCCCCGTCATCAATGCCCTGAGCGACTATTCCCACCCCTGCCAGGGGCTGGCGGATTTTCTGACCCTGAAAGAGGTCTTGCGCGATCTCCGGGCCGTGAAGCTGTGCTACGTGGGGGACGGCAACAATGTCTGCCACTCGCTGATGTTCGCGGGCTCGAAATGCGGCGCCTCGGTGACGGTGGCCTGCCCGGAAGGCTTTGAGCCGCTGCCGGAAGTGGTGGAGAAGGCCCGCCGGGACGCCTCGCAGACCGGAGGGAGCGTGCGGATCGTCCACGATCCCGCCGAAGGAGCCCGCGGCGCCAACGCGATCTACACCGACGTCTGGGCCAGCATGGGGCAGGAGGCGGAGACGGAGGCGCGCGCCAAGGTATTCCGCCCCTTCCAGGTCAACGAAGCGCTCATGGGCATGGCCGCGAAGGGGGCCTGCTTCCTCCATTGCCTGCCGGCCCACCGCGGCTGGGAGGTGACCGACGGGGTCGCCGACTCGCCGGCCTCGGTGATTTTCCAGCAGGCGGAGAACCGGCTGCACGCCCAAAAGGCCGTCATGCATCTTCTGGCAGGAAGAGAAATTCGTCCTTGA